From Luteolibacter arcticus, one genomic window encodes:
- a CDS encoding tetratricopeptide repeat protein has protein sequence MPTKLAATGRQLQTNQPSLARRQVGFVRPDGKPGRLTLSRPADRTGVLARNTGLDPVAQKKWGNWGKWSSMPRDGTPRVGLPGGMTRRGGSLDAALISPNFRRSVNWSYHPSCWGSNPWWTASASHRGWYHSHWNYCWSPSWYRRCYSNWYPSWYPGYSIRSYPVSWGLACWGLGSVIYDTGYYSYINPYTPEPYRYESTVIDYEQPMSVIAREYTSGDEIASNLSASRSADMLDRSRSAFRDEDYLTALTNVDEAISYQPGDSALHEYRALVLFALGKYRDAAGVLHPLLASGPGWDRATMTGLYGAESSYLTQLAKLENYVASTPDQPAPRFLLGYHYLVGGELDRAAREFDEVARLRPDDSISRQLRDLARSSVQSQSDEPVPPPAAADGEPAVEGPSSTQLIGTWRSNRADQGVVTLSLRQDAGFTWNFTKDGTSANELAGTWEINDRGLLVLSADNAQMVGEVKFSPEQKMTFILAGGPEGDPGLTFDRVP, from the coding sequence GTGCCCACCAAGCTTGCGGCCACGGGGCGGCAGCTTCAGACCAACCAGCCTTCCCTCGCTCGACGTCAGGTGGGCTTCGTCCGCCCCGATGGCAAGCCTGGCCGGCTCACGCTGAGCCGGCCTGCCGACCGGACCGGCGTGCTGGCCCGGAATACCGGGCTGGATCCCGTGGCGCAGAAAAAGTGGGGGAACTGGGGCAAGTGGTCTTCCATGCCGCGTGACGGCACACCTCGGGTTGGCCTGCCGGGGGGCATGACGCGGCGAGGTGGCTCGCTCGATGCCGCCCTGATCAGCCCGAATTTCCGGCGCTCGGTGAACTGGAGCTACCACCCGAGCTGCTGGGGTTCGAATCCATGGTGGACTGCCAGCGCCTCCCATCGCGGCTGGTATCACAGTCACTGGAACTACTGCTGGAGTCCTAGCTGGTACCGCCGCTGTTACAGCAATTGGTATCCGTCCTGGTATCCTGGCTACTCCATCCGCTCCTACCCGGTTTCCTGGGGCCTCGCGTGCTGGGGCCTCGGCAGCGTGATCTACGACACCGGCTACTACTCTTATATTAATCCCTACACGCCCGAGCCCTACCGCTACGAGAGCACGGTGATCGACTACGAGCAGCCGATGTCGGTGATCGCCCGCGAGTACACCTCCGGCGACGAAATCGCCTCCAATCTCAGCGCCAGCCGTTCTGCCGATATGCTGGATCGCTCGCGCTCCGCCTTCCGCGACGAGGATTACCTCACAGCGCTGACCAACGTCGACGAAGCGATCTCCTATCAGCCGGGCGACTCCGCGCTCCATGAGTATCGCGCGCTGGTGCTATTCGCGCTTGGCAAATACCGCGATGCGGCAGGCGTGCTTCATCCACTGCTCGCCTCCGGTCCAGGCTGGGATCGTGCGACCATGACCGGCCTCTACGGCGCTGAGAGCAGCTACCTCACGCAGCTTGCCAAGCTGGAGAATTACGTGGCCTCCACGCCTGACCAGCCCGCCCCGCGCTTCCTGCTCGGATATCACTATCTGGTCGGCGGTGAACTCGATCGCGCCGCGAGGGAGTTCGACGAAGTCGCACGGTTGCGGCCGGACGACAGCATCAGCCGCCAGCTTCGCGATCTTGCGCGCTCGTCGGTGCAATCCCAGAGCGACGAACCGGTCCCTCCGCCCGCCGCCGCCGATGGCGAGCCAGCGGTCGAAGGTCCTTCCTCGACGCAACTCATCGGCACATGGCGTAGCAACCGCGCCGATCAGGGAGTCGTGACGCTGAGCCTGCGGCAGGACGCAGGCTTCACCTGGAACTTCACCAAGGATGGGACCTCAGCGAACGAATTGGCCGGCACGTGGGAGATCAACGACCGCGGCCTGCTTGTCCTCAGCGCGGACAACGCCCAGATGGTCGGCGAAGTGAAGTTCAGCCCGGAGCAGAAGATGACTTTCATCCTCGCCGGTGGGCCGGAGGGTGATCCGGGCCTGACCTTTGACCGCGTGCCTTGA
- the urtA gene encoding urea ABC transporter substrate-binding protein: MTRSVFQRLLACAALTAAFGASPSTAQDTVKVGVLHSLSGTMAISETSLRDVLLFTFDEINAAGGVMGKKIEPVVVDGASNWPLFAEKAKQLLDQDKVAVTFGCWTSVSRKSVLPVFEEKKGLLFYPVQYEGEEMSKNIFYTAEAVNQQATPAVDYMLAEGKKKFYLIGSDYVYPQTTNLVLLEYLLSKGVPLENIGGGFRKEGDEIVSAGKYTPFGHTDYQQIIAEIKQFAAGGSACVINTLNGDTNVPFFKEYAAAGLTAETCPVVSFSISEDEFRGLPAKQLVGQLGCWTYFQSIKSPANKKFTDGFQAWLKKTDTPGIVKEGRVTCSPMVLSYDGVYLWKAAVEKAGSFDVDKVNAALEAGISFDGPGGKVTTQKNRHLTKNVYIGETRADGQFKILKEYKGVVGEPFLKGTYKK, encoded by the coding sequence ATGACCCGCTCCGTCTTCCAACGCCTGCTCGCTTGTGCAGCGCTCACCGCCGCTTTCGGCGCTTCCCCCTCCACCGCCCAAGACACTGTCAAGGTCGGCGTCCTTCACTCTCTCAGCGGCACCATGGCGATCAGCGAGACCTCGCTGCGCGACGTGCTGCTCTTCACCTTCGATGAAATCAACGCCGCCGGTGGCGTGATGGGCAAGAAGATCGAACCCGTCGTCGTGGACGGCGCCTCGAACTGGCCGCTCTTCGCCGAGAAGGCCAAGCAACTCCTCGATCAGGACAAGGTCGCCGTGACCTTCGGCTGCTGGACCTCGGTCAGCCGCAAGTCGGTGCTCCCCGTCTTCGAGGAAAAGAAGGGCCTTCTCTTCTACCCCGTGCAGTACGAGGGTGAGGAAATGTCGAAGAACATCTTCTACACCGCCGAAGCCGTGAACCAGCAGGCCACCCCGGCCGTCGACTACATGCTCGCGGAAGGGAAGAAGAAGTTCTACCTGATCGGCTCCGACTACGTCTATCCGCAGACCACCAACCTGGTGCTGCTCGAATACCTGCTCAGCAAGGGCGTGCCGCTTGAGAACATTGGCGGTGGCTTCCGCAAGGAAGGCGACGAGATCGTCTCCGCCGGCAAGTACACGCCATTCGGCCACACCGATTACCAGCAGATCATCGCCGAGATCAAACAGTTCGCCGCCGGTGGCAGCGCCTGCGTGATCAACACCCTCAACGGTGATACCAACGTGCCCTTCTTCAAGGAGTACGCCGCCGCCGGTCTCACCGCCGAGACCTGCCCTGTCGTCAGCTTCTCGATCTCGGAAGACGAGTTCCGCGGCTTGCCCGCGAAACAACTGGTCGGCCAGCTCGGCTGCTGGACCTACTTCCAGTCGATCAAGTCGCCGGCGAACAAGAAGTTCACCGATGGCTTCCAGGCTTGGCTGAAGAAGACCGACACTCCCGGCATCGTGAAGGAAGGCCGCGTGACCTGCTCGCCGATGGTGCTCAGCTACGACGGCGTCTACCTCTGGAAGGCCGCGGTCGAGAAGGCCGGCTCCTTCGACGTGGACAAGGTGAATGCCGCGCTTGAAGCCGGCATCTCCTTCGACGGCCCCGGCGGCAAGGTCACCACCCAGAAGAACCGCCACCTCACCAAGAACGTCTACATCGGCGAAACGCGCGCCGACGGTCAGTTCAAGATCCTCAAGGAATACAAGGGCGTCGTTGGCGAGCCCTTCCTGAAGGGCACCTACAAGAAGTAA